From Vitis vinifera cultivar Pinot Noir 40024 chromosome 14, ASM3070453v1, a single genomic window includes:
- the LOC104881433 gene encoding uncharacterized protein LOC104881433 isoform X3, whose protein sequence is MTEIVSAVVAKVSEYLVAPIGRQLSYLFCYRSHLDDLNKEVQELGHVKDDLQITVDEAKRRGDEIRPSVEDWQTRADKKTREAKTFMEDEKNRTKSCFNGWCPNLMSRYQLGREANKKAQVIAEIREHRNFPDGVSYSAPAPNVTYKNDDPFESRTSILNEIMDALRDDKNSMIGVRGMGGVGKTTLVEQVAARAKQQKLFDRVVMAYVSQTVDLKKIQAQIADALGLKFEEESETGRAGRLSQRLTQEKKLLIILDDLWAGLNLKDVGIPSDHKGLKMVLTSRELDVLSNEMGTQENFVVEHLPPGEAWSLFKKLTSDSIEKPDLQPTAEEVLKKCGGLPIAIVTVAKALKGKDPTAWRDALRQLTRSIETTVKGIEAKIFLTLELSYNYLYGEEVKSLFLLCGLMDYGDTPIDNLFKYVVGLDLFQNINALEEARDRLHTLINDLKASSLLLESNYDAYVRMHDVVRQVARAIASKDPHRFVVREDDRLEEWSKTDESKSCTFISLNCRAAHELPKCLVCPQLKFCLLRSNNPSLNVPNTFFEGMKGLKVLDWSWMRLTTLPSSLDSLANLQTLCLDWWPLVDIAMIGKLTKLQILSLKGSQIQQLPNEMVQLTNLRLLDLNDYRNLEVIPRNILSSLSRLERLYMRSNFKRWAIEGESNVFLSELNHLSHLTILELNIHIPDIKLLPKEYTFFEKLTKYSIFIGDWRSHEYCKTSRTLKLNEVDRSLYVGDGIGKLFKKTEELALRKLIGTKSIPYELDEGFCKLKHLHVSASPEIQYVIDSKDQRVQQHGAFPSLESLILDELINLEEVCCGPIPVKFFDNLKTLDVEKCHGLKFLFLLSMARGLLQLEKIKIKSCNVIQQIVVYERESEIKEDDHVETNLQPFPKLRYLELEDLPELMNFGYFDSELEMTSQGMCSQGNLDIHMPFFSYKVSFPLNLEKLVLKRLPKLMEMDVGNLPNLKILWLEELCLLSKVSFPLNLEKLVLKRLPKLMEMDVGNLPNLRILRVEELCLLSKVSFPLDLDELVLERLPKLMEMDVGNLPNLRILRVEELCLLSKVSFPLNLDELVLERLPKLMEMDVGNLPNLSILRVEELCLLSKVSFPLNLDELVLERLPKLMEMDVGNLPNLSILRVEELCLLSKVSFPLNLDELVLERLPKLMEMDVGNLSNLRILRVEELCLWSKVSFPLNLDELVLERLPKLMEMDVGNLPNLRILRVEELCLLSKVSLSPNLEEIVLKSLPKLEEIDFGILPKLKILKVEKLPQLVLSSSMFKNFHNLKELRIIDCGKEDIRGVNTSINDEVLFNEKASFLESRPSTLNDIMDALRDDNINLIGVWGMAGVGKTTLLKQVAQQAKQQWLFTKQAYMDVSWTRDSDKRQEGIAELQQEIENALELSLWEEDESKKADELKQELMKEGKILIILDDIWTEIDLEKVGIPCKGDETQCKIVLASRDGDLLCKDMGAQRCFPVEHLPPEESWSLFKKTVGDSVEENLELRPIAIQVVKECEGLPIAIVTIAKALKDETVAVWKNALEQLRSCAPTNIRAVDKKVYSCLEWSYTHLKGDDVKSLFLLCGMLGYGDISLDLLLRYGMGLDLFDRIDSLEQARNRLLALVEILKASGLLLDSHEDTHMFDEEIDSSLLFMDADNKFVRMHSVVREVARAIASKDPHPFVVREDVGLEEWSETDESKRCAFISLHCKAVHDLPQELVWPELQFFLLQNNNPLLNIPNTFFEGMKKLKVLDLSRMHFTTLPSSLDSLANLRTLRLDRCELGDIALIGKLTKLEVLSLKCSTIQQLPNEMSRLTNLRLLDLNHCQKLEVIPRNILSSLSRLECLYMKSRFTQWATEGESNACLSELNHLSHLTTLEIYIPDAKLLPKDILFEKLTRYRIFIGTRGWLRTKRALKLWKVNRSLHLGDGMSKLLERSEELGFSQLSGTKYVLHPSDRESFLELKHLEVGDSPEIQYIMDSKNQQLLQHGAFPLLKSLILQNLKNFEEVWHGPIPIGSFGNLKTLKVRFCPKLKFLLLLSTARGLSQLEEMTIEYCDAMQQIIAYERESEIKEDGHAGTNLQLFPKLRTLILHDLPQLINFSSELETTSSTSLSTNARSENSFFSHKILRV, encoded by the exons ATGACAGAGATCGTTAGTGCCGTTGTTGCAAAAGTTTCAGAGTACTTGGTTGCTCCAATTGGACGCCAGCTTAGTTATCTGTTTTGCTACCGCAGCCACTTGGATGATCTCAACAAGGAGGTTCAGGAGTTGGGGCATGTAAAGGATGACCTTCAGATAACTGTCGATGAAGCTAAGAGAAGAGGGGATGAAATCAGACCTAGTGTTGAAGACTGGCAGACTCGGGCAGACAAGAAGACACGGGAGGCAAAGACATTCATGGAAGATGAAAAGAACAGAACCAAGAGCTGTTTCAATGGGTGGTGTCCTAATCTCATGTCACGTTACCAGCTAGGCAGAGAAGCAAACAAGAAGGCGCAGGTTATTGCTGAAATCAGAGAACACCGCAATTTCCCCGATGGCGTATCATATAGTGCCCCCGCCCCGAACGTGACTTATAAAAATGATGACCCTTTTGAATCAAGAACATcaattttgaatgaaataatGGATGCATTGAGAGATGATAAGAACAGCATGATTGGGGTAAGGGGAATGGGCGGTGTGGGCAAAACCACGCTGGTAGAACAAGTAGCTGCACGAGCTAAGCAACAGAAGTTATTTGACAGAGTAGTGATGGCATATGTATCCCAAACTGTGGACTTGAAGAAAATCCAAGCACAGATTGCAGATGCGTTAGGTTTGAAATTTGAGGAGGAGAGCGAAACCGGAAGAGCAGGGCGGCTTAGTCAGAGGTTGACACAAGAGAAGAAGCTTCTCATAATTTTAGATGATCTTTGGGCGGGCCTTAATTTGAAGGACGTAGGGATTCCTTCGGATCATAAAGGGTTGAAAATGGTGCTGACTTCTAGAGAGCTTGACGTTTTGTCTAATGAGATGGGCACCCAAGAGAATTTTGTAGTTGAACATTTGCCGCCAGGAGAAGCATggagtttatttaaaaaattgacaagtGATTCAATTGAGAAACCTGATTTGCAACCTACAGCAGAGGAGGTGCTTAAAAAATGCGGGGGTTTGCCTATTGCAATTGTTACAGTTGCAAAGGCATTAAAAGGGAAGGATCCGACTGCATGGAGGGATGCCCTACGACAACTCACACGATCTATTGAGACCACTGTTAAAGGAATTGAAGCAAAAATCTTCCTCACTCTAGAGTTGAGCTACAATTATTTATATGGTGAGGAAGTTAAGTCATTGTTCTTGCTTTGCGGTTTGATGGATTATGGGGATACTCCAATTGATAACTTGTTCAAATATGTTGTGGGCCTCGATTTGTTTCAAAACATCAATGCATTGGAAGAAGCCAGGGATAGACTGCATACGTTGATCAACGACCTCAAAGCCTCAAGTTTATTGCTAGAAAGTAACTATGATGCTTATGTCAGAATGCATGACGTTGTTCGTCAAGTCGCCAGAGCAATTGCATCCAAGGACCCTCATCGATTTGTAGTAAGGGAAGACGATCGATTGGAAGAATGGTCAAAGACTGATGAATCCAAAAGCTGCACTTTCATCTCTTTGAATTGCAGAGCCGCCCATGAGCTTCCTAAATGCTTGGTATGTCCCCAACTTAAATTTTGTCTATTGCGCAGCAACAATCCTTCTTTGAATGTCCCGAACACATTTTTCGAAGGGATGAAAGGACTCAAAGTTTTAGATTGGTCCTGGATGCGTTTAACAACACTACCTTCATCACTTGATTCCCTTGCAAATCTCCAAACATTGTGTCTAGATTGGTGGCCGTTGGTAGACATTGCTATGATTGGAAAGCTAACGAAACTACAAATTCTTAGCTTGAAGGGTTCTCAAATCCAACAATTGCCTAATGAAATGGTGCAATTGACCAATCTAAGGCTGTTGGACTTGAACGACTACAGGAACCTTGAAGTTATCCCACGGAATATCTTATCAAGTTTGTCTCGATTAGAACGTTTATACATGAGATCTAATTTTAAAAGATGGGCGATTGAAGGTGAAAGCAATGTTTTTTTATCTGAGCTAAATCATTTGTCTCATTTGACAATTTTAGAGTTGAATATACATATACCAGATATCAAGTTGCTACCAAAAGAATACACGTTCTTCGAGAAGCTAACAAAGTATTCAATATTTATAGGCGATTGGAGGTCCCACGAATATTGTAAAACATCAAGAACATTAAAGCTCAATGAGGTTGATAGAAGCTTATATGTGGGAGATGGAATTGGCAAGTTATTTAAGAAGACTGAAGAACTAGCGTTGAGGAAATTGATTGGTACTAAAAGTATTCCCTATGAATTAGATGAGGGTTTTTGTAAGCTGAAGCATCTTCACGTTAGTGCAAGTCCAGAGATTCAATATGTCATTGATTCGAAGGATCAACGAGTTCAACAACATGGTGCGTTTCCTTCATTAGAGTCGTTGATTCTTGATGAGTTGATTAACTTGGAAGAAGTGTGTTGTGGCCCAATTCCAGTAAAGTTTTTTGATAACTTAAAAACTCTGGATGTGGAGAAATGTCATGGATTgaaatttctctttttacttTCCATGGCTAGAGGCCTTCTGcaacttgaaaaaataaagataaaaagttGCAATGTCATACAACAAATAGTTGTCTATGAAAGAGAATCAGAAATAAAAGAAGATGACCATGTTGAGACCAACTTACAACCATTCCCTAAATTACGATATTTGGAACTTGAGGATCTACCAGAGCTCATGAACTTTGGCTACTTCGACTCTGAGTTGGAAATGACATCACAAGGAATGTGTTCCCAAGGCAATCTTGATATTCACATGCCGTTTTTCAGTTATAAG GTTTCATTCCCTCTTAATTTGGAGAAGTTGGTTCTAAAAAGACTTCCCAAGTTGATGGAGATGGATGTTGGGAACCTTCCAAACTTAAAAATCCTATGGTTAGAAGAACTATGTCTTTTGTCTAAG GTTTCATTCCCTCTTAATTTGGAGAAGTTGGTTCTAAAAAGACTTCCCAAGTTGATGGAGATGGATGTTGGGAACCTTCCAAACTTAAGAATCCTACGGGTAGAAGAACTATGTCTTTTGTCTAAG GTTTCATTCCCTCTTGATTTGGACGAGTTGGTTCTAGAACGACTTCCCAAGTTGATGGAGATGGATGTTGGGAACCTTCCAAACTTAAGAATCCTACGGGTAGAAGAACTATGTCTTTTGTCTAAG GTTTCATTCCCTCTTAATTTGGACGAGTTGGTTCTAGAACGACTTCCCAAGTTGATGGAGATGGATGTTGGGAACCTTCCAAACTTAAGTATCCTACGGGTAGAAGAACTATGTCTTTTGTCTAAG GTTTCATTCCCTCTTAATTTGGACGAGTTGGTTCTAGAACGACTTCCCAAGTTGATGGAGATGGATGTTGGGAACCTTCCAAACTTAAGTATCCTACGGGTAGAAGAACTATGTCTTTTGTCTAAG GTTTCATTCCCTCTTAATTTGGACGAGTTGGTTCTAGAACGACTTCCCAAGTTGATGGAGATGGATGTTGGGAACCTTTCAAACTTAAGAATCCTACGGGTAGAAGAACTATGTCTTTGGTCTAAG GTTTCATTCCCTCTTAATTTGGACGAGTTGGTTCTAGAACGACTTCCCAAGTTGATGGAGATGGATGTTGGGAACCTTCCAAACTTAAGAATCCTACGGGTAGAAGAACTATGTCTTTTGTCTAAG GTTTCACTTTCTCCTAATTTGGAGGAGATAGTTCTAAAAAGTCTTCCAAAATTGGAGGAGATAGATTTTGGGATCCTCCCAAAGTTAAAAATCCTAAAGGTTGAGAAACTACCTCAATTAGTTTTGTCTTCTTCAATGTTCAAGAATTTTCACAATCTCAAAGAGTTACGTATCATTGATTGTGGGAAGGAAGACATAAGAGGTGTCAATACTTCTATTAATGATGAAGTGCTCTTCAATGAAAAG GCTTCATTCCTAGAATCAAGACCCTCCACTCTGAACGATATTATGGATGCCTTAAGAGACGACAATATCAACTTGATTGGAGTATGGGGCATGGCCGGTGTGGGCAAAACAACACTGCTGAAACAAGTGGCTCAACAAGCTAAGCAACAGTGGTTGTTCACCAAACAAGCCTATATGGATGTATCCTGGACTCGAGACTCGGATAAACGTCAAGAAGGAATTGCGGAACTTCAACAAGAAATTGAGAACGCGTTGGAGTTGTCACTTTGGGAGGAGGATGAATCTAAAAAAGCGGATGAACTGAAGCAGGAACTGATGAAAGAAGGGAAGATCCTTATTATCTTAGATGATATTTGGACGGAAATTGATTTGGAGAAAGTAGGAATTCCTTGTAAAGGTGATGAGACACAATGCAAAATAGTGTTGGCTTCGAGAGATGGAGACCTATTATGCAAAGACATGGGCGCACAAAGATGTTTTCCAGTGGAACATTTACCACCAGAAGAATCTTGGAGTCTTTTTAAGAAGACAGTAGGTGATTCCGTGGAGGAGAATCTTGAACTGCGACCCATAGCCATTCAAGTAGTTAAAGAATGTGAGGGTCTACCAATTGCAATTGTAACAATTGCCAAGGCATTAAAAGATGAGACCGTGGCTGTATGGAAGAATGCCTTGGAACAACTTAGGAGTTGTGCACCAACAAACATTAGAGCAGTGGATAAGAAAGTTTACTCATGTCTGGAGTGGAGCTACACCCATTTGAAGGGTGATGACGTTAAGTCATTGTTCTTACTTTGTGGGATGCTGGGCTATGGTGATATTTCATTAGATCTCTTGTTACGATATGGTATGGGTCTGGATTTGTTTGACCGCATCGACTCATTGGAGCAAGCAAGAAATAGACTACTTGCATTGGTGGAAATCCTCAAAGCCTCAGGCTTGTTACTTGACAGTCATGAAGATACACACATGTTTGATGAAGAAATAGATTCAAGTTTGCTTTTCATGGATGCTGATAACAAGTTTGTGAGGATGCACAGTGTTGTTCGTGAAGTTGCCAGAGCAATTGCATCCAAGGATCCTCATCCATTTGTAGTCAGAGAAGATGTTGGATTGGAAGAATGGTCAGAGACTGATGAATCCAAAAGGTGTGCTTTCATCTCTTTGCATTGCAAAGCTGTGCATGACCTTCCTCAAGAGTTGGTATGGCCGGaacttcaattttttctattgCAGAACAACAATCCTCTCTTGAATATCCCGAACACATTTTTCGAAGGGATGAAAAAACTCAAAGTTTTGGATTTGTCCCGTATGCATTTTACAACACTACCATCATCACTTGATTCCCTTGCAAATCTCCGAACATTGCGTCTGGATAGGTGCGAGTTGGGAGACATTGCTCTAATTGGAAAGCTAACGAAACTAGAAGTTCTTAGCTTGAAGTGTTCTACAATCCAACAATTGCCTAATGAAATGTCGCGATTGACCAATCTAAGACTCTTGGATTTGAATCATTGCCAGAAGCTTGAAGTAATTCCACGAAATATCTTATCAAGTTTGTCTCGATTAGAATGTTTGTACATGAAATCTAGGTTTACTCAATGGGCAACTGAAGGTGAAAGCAATGCTTGCTTATCCGAGCTAAATCATTTGTCTCATTTGACAACTTTAGAGATATATATACCAGATGCCAAGTTGCTACCAAAAGACATTCTATTTGAGAAATTGACAAGATATAGGATATTTATAGGTACTCGGGGGTGGTTGAGAACCAAAAGAGCATTGAAGCTTTGGAAAGTCAATAGAAGCTTACATTTGGGGGATGGAATGAGCAAGTTGTTGGAGAGAAGTGAAGAACTAGGGTTCAGTCAATTAAGTGGTACTAAATATGTTCTTCACCCATCAGATAGGGAGAGTTTCCTTGAACTAAAGCATCTCGAAGTTGGTGATAGTCCTGAGATTCAATACATCATGGATTCAAAGAATCAACAGTTGTTGCAACATGGTGCCTTTCCTCTATTGAAGTCATTGATTCTTCAGAATTTGAAAAACTTCGAAGAAGTATGGCATGGCCCAATTCCAATAGGGTCTTTTGGTAacttaaaaactctaaaagtgCGTTTTTGTCCTAAATTGAAATTTCTCCTTTTGCTCTCCACGGCTAGAGGCCTTTCCCAACTTGAAGAAATGACGATAGAATACTGCGATGCCATGCAACAAATAATCGCATATGAAAGGGAGTCAGAAATAAAAGAAGATGGACATGCTGGGACCAACTTGCAACTATTCCCAAAATTGCGAACCTTGATTCTCCATGATCTACCACAGCTCATCAACTTCAGTTCCGAGTTAGAAACAACATCTTCCACATCTTTGAGTACAAATGCAAGGTCGGAAAACTCATTTTTCAGTCATAAG ATCTTAAGGGTGTAG